GGTTTGGTGTCGGGCATTCCTCAAATCACGATGCCATCTTTGACCAGTTATTTCGCGAGCATTTATATGGCATATACAAAGCGCTGAATGAACCGATACCGCCCTATCTCCGGCAACCTGTGGAAATTCACGAAGCACAGACAGACTGCCGTCCACAAAGCTTTATTCATCCAGTCATTGATGGTAGGGGTGATGAGCAAGACTGGGACAAAGCCGGACGCATAGAAGTCGGCGGGGCACGGGGAACAATGCATAACAGCAGTGCCATTCAGCGGCTTTGGTACGGGGTGGATCACTTGAATTTCTATTTACGGGTGGACTTCAAAACAGGCGTTCAACTAGGGCAGGATTTGGCACCAGAGTTGAATTTACTCTGGTTTTATCCCAACCAAACAATGCACAACAGTCCTGTTCCCTTGGCAGAAGTGCCGGATGCATCCCCACTGAATTACCTGTTCCATCACCATTTAGAGATTAATTTGCTGACACAATCAATACAGTTTCGGGAAGCTGGGGAGCATTATCAATGGCATCCGCGTACCAGCCGTGCTCAAGTCGCCTTGAACAATTGTTTGGAGTTGGCGATACCTTGGGCAGATTTGCAAGTTCCGCCTGATTATCCCTTACGCCTGATTTTGGTGCTTTCGGATGAAGGGCGTTTCTGCAACTATCTCCCGGAAAATGCTTTGATTCCGATTGAGGTTCCTTAATTTATTTAACACTAAGTGTAGGGGTGTAAAGGGGAAATTGGCTCTTCAAAATCTAAAATTCATAATGTAGGGGCGCATTGCCTTGCGCCTTTACACCCCTACAACCCTTCTATTCCTTTATTTTTGAGTTCACTGCCTAAGTTCTGGAAAGGTTAGGATTTGGCAAAGATATGGTAATGCTACTAGCGAAAAAAAATGTTTTTGGTTAGATTGAAAACACTTTAAAGCTCAATAAGCCTTTGTGCTTAATGAATCGCTTATCTGTTGAAAATCTTGCATTATTATATGGATATTGTAAAGCAGACTCAGCTTGGTCAAATGTGCGGTTCCAAGCTTCTATTTCGCGATCGCTACCAAATACTGCAAATTTTAGGCAAAGGTGGTTTTGGTGTGACATTTTTAGCAAAAGATGCAGTGTTACCAGGAAATCCTTTTTGTGTCATTAAACAGCTTTGTCCTAAACTCAAGAATCCCAAAAGTTGGAAACATGCATGCGAACGGTTTGAAAAAGAAGCAAAAGCCTTAGCTCGGCTAGGTCATCATTCTCAGATTCCCATGCTTTTGGACTATTTTGAAATCAATAAAGAGTTTTACTTAGTTCAAGAATATGTACAGGGTTGTACATTAGCACAAGAAGTCAAGCAAACTGGTTTAAAGAGTGAAGCAGCAGTTAAACAGTTTTTGCGAGAACTGTTACCAGTATTGCAGTATGTGCATAGAAATCGTGTAATTCATAGAGATATTAAGCCCCATAACTTGCTGCGGTGTAAAGATGATGGGCGGCTTGTACTGATTGATTTTGGCGCAGTGAAAGAAGAATTGGTTCACGCGAGTGAAATACCAATGGATACAACTGCAAACACCAATTTTGTGGGAACGATGGGATTTGCCGCACCAGAACAATTTTGTCTGCGTCCTGTTTATGCTACTGATATTTATGCGGTGGGTGTGACCTGTCTTTATCTTTTAACTGGAAAATCACCCTTAGAATTTGAGCATGACCCAAAGACGGGAGAGATATCTTGGCAAAAAGAAGTCAATGTCAGTGACTATTTTGCCCAAATTTTAGACCAAATGCTGAAAATTTCCTTAGAGGAGCGTTTTAAGTCAGCCGACGAGGTGATTTGGGCTTTGAGTATGGAATCTTATTTGCCTACTTTGAGTGACTGTTTAAGTACTCAAAAACTTGGTGAGAAAACCAGAGGAAACGAAGAAATTTCTCAGGAATACTTGCCGCCTGTGGTAAGGACTGCGATCGCCATTCGGGAGTGGAAAAAAAAGTTAAACGCCAGAAAGCCGTCAGGTAATTTGATGTGTTACTAGCCTGAGGTATCAAAAGAGTAACTATGAAGAATTAAAAATCAAAAAGTAAACAAACGAAGTTTGTGACCAAGTTAACTAGATTTAATGAAATCTTGCCAACTTTGAATGTTTAATCAATCCATAGATAAGAAGAGATAAATATAAATAAATTATCTGTGTGCATCTGTGTTTATCTGTGGTTACAAATCAAAAATATCACTGTTTTTTGTCAGATATTTCTTGTCAGTTCTTAGTTTTTATTAATACCGTATCCTCTGGCATTTGCGGATCTTCAGGAAGAGTTCTGAATGTGAAAACATAAAAAACTTTTTCAATTGAGATTTTGTATAATAGGAGGAACAATTAATCATCATAAAAAAAATCAAAATTTCAGGGATAACTTAGCGTAATGTGTCACGCAGTCGCGCCTACCAAATGATGATTTGCTGCCTTAATCCTGATTGCCCAAATCCCCTGAATACCAATGGAAAGAAGCTTTGCCAAACGTGCTGCACCCCACTGGTATCACTACTGCGAAATCGCTTTCGTATCATTCAAGTTCTTTCTGATGAAGGTGGATTTGGCAGAACATATTTAGCTGAAGATATAGATAAATTAAATGAACGGTGCGTGATCAAGCAACTAGCACCAAGAGTCCAGGATACTTGGGCGCTGAAGAAAGCAATGGAATTGTTTCAAAAAGAAGCTCAGCGACTGCAAGAACTTGGAGAACATCCTCAAATTCCAACTTTGTTGGCTTACTTTGAGCAAGATAACTACTTGTATTTGGTACAGCAGTTTATCGATGGGCAGAATTTGTTAAGGGAATTCCAACAGAAGAAGAAGTATAACCCTAGTGAAATTAAAGAAATTTTGCTAAATTTACTGCCCATCCTCAAGTTTATCCATGAACGCGGAGTGATTCATCGAGATATCAAACCACAAAATATTATCCGGCATCGAGCCTCCCTATCCTCGATCAGCGCGAATTTAGTCCTCATTGATTTTGGCTGTGCAAAGCAGTTGACGGCAAAAGTACAGATGAAAATCGGGACTTCAATTGGCTCACAAGGCTATTCGCCTATTGAACAGATCAGGGATGGTGCAGCTTATCCAGCGAGTGATTTGTTCAGTCTAGGAGCAACCTGCTTTCATTTGCTGACTGGAGTTTCCCCTTTTAAACTTTGGACGGAATATGGGTATAGCTGGGTAAAAGATTGGCAGCAATATCTGAAAAGCCCAATCCCCAGAGAATTGGCACAGGTTCTCGACAAGCTGTTGCAAAAAGATATACAGCATCGCTACCAATCAGCCCATGATGCACTTGCGGACTTGAGCATAAAGCAGCAACTACGACCGCAATTAAGAGCAGCAACTGCAACAAAGCACATCATAAAATTACCAACAAATCGGTCTCGATTTATACCTAAGTCCTATTTCTTCGTGAGAAATTCACTCTTGGCTGGCGGTACAATCTTATTATTGGGTTCGGGAGAATTTTGGTATCAGCAATACCGCCGTCTTGAACTCACAATATTTTCTAGTTTGAGTCAGCCAAACAATAGTACTGCAAATCGAGAAGTCATTTTCAATCAGCGTCCGCAAGCTCCTTTAGGCAACTTTTCCTTAGCCTCTACTGTTAAAGGATATTCCAACTCAATTTTATCTGTTGTAATTAGCCCAGATGGGAAGACAATTGCCAGTAACAGCAATCACACAATCAAGCTATTAAGTCTGGTAACAGGACAGGAAATCTCCACCTTGGAGGGGCATACCAATATGGTGAATTTCCTAGCTATCAGCCCGGATGGGGAATTGCTTGTTAGTGGTGGTGAGGATAAAACTATCAGAATTTGGAATTTAGCAACCGGACAAGAAAATCGCACCTTGAAGAGACATTCCAACTCAATTCAGACCCTTGCCTTTAGTCATGATGGCACGATGCTTGCAGATGGTAGCGATGACAACACGATTAAACTCTGGAACTTGGCAACAGGAGATGAAATTCGCACACTGACAGGACATTCTAACTGGGTTCGGTCTATTGCCTTTAGTCCCGATGGCAAAATCCTTGCCAGTGGCAGCTTTGATAAAACCATCAAACTTTGGAATTTGGCAACAGGACAGCAAATCCGCACACTGGAGGGGCATTCCGACAAAGTAACCTCTGTCGCTATCAGTCCCGATGGCAAAATCCTTGCCAGTGGCAGCTTTGATAAAACCATCAAACTTTGGAATTTGGCAACAGGACAGCAAATCCGCACACTGGAGGGGCATTCCGACAAAGTAACCTCTGTCGCTATCAGTCCCGATGGCAAAATTCTTGCCAGTGGCAGCTTTGACAAAACCATCAGACTCTGGAATTTGGCAACAGGACAGCAAATCCGCACCCTGGAGGGGCATTCCGACAGGATTCAATCTTTCGCCTTTAGTTCGGATGGAGAGACTGTTGTGAGTGGAGGTGACGATAAAACTATTAAGATTTGGCGAACATCTCTTTAAATTTTTTTGCTTTAAACGTTTTCAGGTTGTCATTGGTAAAAAAATACGCAAAAGTGTAAGAAATCCGGAATAGTATCGCCTCAATTGGTATCTACTTGTGTTCCCAAAAAAGCAAGATGTTCTCGGTTTCGTCAAAACGGCAATGTGAGAACAGCACAACTGTAGAATTGGCAAAGCTCTGTAAAGATGACTGACTCAAAAATTAAAGTGTTGACAGGTGTAGCAATCACACTTGTGGGATTTTGGGGCGTTTGGTATTGGCAATCTTCCCCTGCTGTCACTAGTGTGTCTTCTCAACTCAGTCAACCTCAAACCACATCCTTGGGAAATTTTTCTGAAGCTTTCACCCTTGCAGGACACTCCGAATCAATTTGGGCTGTTGCCATTAGTCCAGATGGACAGACTCTTGCCAGTGTTAGTGGTGACAAGACTATCAAACTATGGAATCTGGCTACCGGAAAAGAAATCCGGACTCTAGTGGGACATTCTAATTCGGTTAATTCAGTCGCATTTAGCCCTAATGGCAAAACCCTTGTCAGTGGCAGTGCTGACAGGACTATCAAACTGTGGAATCTCACTACCGGACAAGAAATCCGGACTCTTACAGGACATTTAGCTTCAGTTCAGTCTGTTGCCATCAGCGCTGATGGTTTAACCCTTGCTAGTGGCAGCTGGGATCAGAGTATTAAACTGTGGAACTTGGCTACCGGCGAGAACATCCGCAGCCTCAAGGGTGGTTGCGACGTAGTTAACACCGTTGCGTTTAGCCCAAATGGAAAGATGCTTGCCAGTGGTAACTATTTCGACAGCAGCATTAATTTGTGGGATATCGCGACGGGAAAGGAAATTCACACCCTCAGAGGGCACTCCAAGGCTGTTTCCTCGATTGCCTTTAGCCCTGATGGTGGTACCCTCATCAGTGGCAGTTGGGATCAGACTGTCAAATTATGGAATTTATCTACACAAAGAGAAAGTTATACTCTTGCAGGGCATACTAACAAGGTTTTGTCTGTCGCTGTCAGCCCTGATGGCAAGACCCTTGCCAGTAGTGGTTGGGACAAAACTATCAAACTTTGGAATTTGGTAACAGGGCAGCAAATAGCCACTCTTACAGGACATACCAACAAGGTATGGTCTGTCATGTTTAGTCCAGATGGTAAGACCCTTGCTAGTAGTAGTTTTGACAAGACTGTTAAGATTTGGGACCTTTCTTCAAAATTATGAATCATGAATAACAAATTATGCAGTTTTGCATCATTCATCATTCAGAATTCATAATTTTTCAGATTAAAAGAGTGTCAATCGATATGTACCACTTTCCTGTGCATTAGCTGAAATGACTACTATGTAGTAAGTGTCATCTTCAGGCAGCCTAGCGCGGTCAATGAGCGCACTGTACTTACCATCTTTGTCACTATCTGAAGCAACGATTTGCCCCTTAGAGTTGAGCAAGACTATATAAGGAGAAAACTGCTCAAAAATACTGTCCACACGGATACTTACAAGCTGGTCTTTCTTACCCTCAAACTTGGAAACATTGTAAGGGCTTCCATTTTGTCTCAGGGTCGAGTTCTCAGGTGTGAGTTCGCTAGATTGATCTAAAGTGTAGCTGGCTCTATCATTCCTAAGAGCTAGACTGTAGCGACCTTTATCCCCTGGGTTTTGGCTAGTGACTGCAATTTTGTAAGTACCCTCGACTGGCAATCGTACAAATATAAATGCATCCTTAACTCCTCGACTATCTACCCCTCCGCCAGTACCTCGTTTTAAGAGAACTTGATTATTAGGATCTAGCAGAAGCATGAAGGGGTCTAGACTTAAATTGTTTGAGCGACGATGATCCGCACTGCCAGTGAGTCTAATTTGAATGAGTTGATTTTCTCTGCCTTCAAACTCATAGAAATGAAAATATCTGCCTTGTGACTGATAGTCCCCCGGAGCTAGAACACCGAAGGCGATATCTACAAAATTAATCTCCCTAAAAGTAGGTGTTATGGAAGTAGCAACAGGCGAACCCACAGTGGCTGGCTTGC
The sequence above is a segment of the Mastigocladopsis repens PCC 10914 genome. Coding sequences within it:
- a CDS encoding serine/threonine-protein kinase yields the protein MDIVKQTQLGQMCGSKLLFRDRYQILQILGKGGFGVTFLAKDAVLPGNPFCVIKQLCPKLKNPKSWKHACERFEKEAKALARLGHHSQIPMLLDYFEINKEFYLVQEYVQGCTLAQEVKQTGLKSEAAVKQFLRELLPVLQYVHRNRVIHRDIKPHNLLRCKDDGRLVLIDFGAVKEELVHASEIPMDTTANTNFVGTMGFAAPEQFCLRPVYATDIYAVGVTCLYLLTGKSPLEFEHDPKTGEISWQKEVNVSDYFAQILDQMLKISLEERFKSADEVIWALSMESYLPTLSDCLSTQKLGEKTRGNEEISQEYLPPVVRTAIAIREWKKKLNARKPSGNLMCY
- a CDS encoding serine/threonine-protein kinase, whose product is MICCLNPDCPNPLNTNGKKLCQTCCTPLVSLLRNRFRIIQVLSDEGGFGRTYLAEDIDKLNERCVIKQLAPRVQDTWALKKAMELFQKEAQRLQELGEHPQIPTLLAYFEQDNYLYLVQQFIDGQNLLREFQQKKKYNPSEIKEILLNLLPILKFIHERGVIHRDIKPQNIIRHRASLSSISANLVLIDFGCAKQLTAKVQMKIGTSIGSQGYSPIEQIRDGAAYPASDLFSLGATCFHLLTGVSPFKLWTEYGYSWVKDWQQYLKSPIPRELAQVLDKLLQKDIQHRYQSAHDALADLSIKQQLRPQLRAATATKHIIKLPTNRSRFIPKSYFFVRNSLLAGGTILLLGSGEFWYQQYRRLELTIFSSLSQPNNSTANREVIFNQRPQAPLGNFSLASTVKGYSNSILSVVISPDGKTIASNSNHTIKLLSLVTGQEISTLEGHTNMVNFLAISPDGELLVSGGEDKTIRIWNLATGQENRTLKRHSNSIQTLAFSHDGTMLADGSDDNTIKLWNLATGDEIRTLTGHSNWVRSIAFSPDGKILASGSFDKTIKLWNLATGQQIRTLEGHSDKVTSVAISPDGKILASGSFDKTIKLWNLATGQQIRTLEGHSDKVTSVAISPDGKILASGSFDKTIRLWNLATGQQIRTLEGHSDRIQSFAFSSDGETVVSGGDDKTIKIWRTSL
- a CDS encoding WD40 repeat domain-containing protein — protein: MTDSKIKVLTGVAITLVGFWGVWYWQSSPAVTSVSSQLSQPQTTSLGNFSEAFTLAGHSESIWAVAISPDGQTLASVSGDKTIKLWNLATGKEIRTLVGHSNSVNSVAFSPNGKTLVSGSADRTIKLWNLTTGQEIRTLTGHLASVQSVAISADGLTLASGSWDQSIKLWNLATGENIRSLKGGCDVVNTVAFSPNGKMLASGNYFDSSINLWDIATGKEIHTLRGHSKAVSSIAFSPDGGTLISGSWDQTVKLWNLSTQRESYTLAGHTNKVLSVAVSPDGKTLASSGWDKTIKLWNLVTGQQIATLTGHTNKVWSVMFSPDGKTLASSSFDKTVKIWDLSSKL